In Hemicordylus capensis ecotype Gifberg chromosome 3, rHemCap1.1.pri, whole genome shotgun sequence, one DNA window encodes the following:
- the GPR12 gene encoding G-protein coupled receptor 12 — translation MNEDLTVNLTWLPQDHLEASPTENVSAAVTSLIPVNDPEPGFIVNPWDIVLCTSGTLISCENAVVVLIIFHNPSLRAPMFLLIGSLALADLLAGIGLIFNFIFAYLLQSESTKLVTVGLIVASFSASIGSLLAITVDRYLSLYYALTYNSERTVTFTYIMLILLWGASICVGLLPIMGWNCLKDESTCSVIRPLTKNNAAALSVSFLLMFALMLQLYIQICKIVMRHAHQIALQHHFLATSHYVTTRKGVSTLAIILGTFAACWMPFTLYSLIADYTYPSIYTYATLLPATYNSIINPVIYAFRNQEIQKALWLICCGCIPSNLSARARSPSDV, via the coding sequence ATGAATGAAGACCTGACGGTTAATTTAACGTGGCTGCCTCAGGATCACTTAGAAGCCAGTCCGACAGAGAATGTCTCGGCTGCTGTCACCTCTCTGATTCCTGTCAATGACCCAGAGCCTGGGTTTATAGTAAACCCTTGGGATATTGTGTTGTGTACTTCGGGAACCCTTATCTCCTGTGAGAATGCCGTGGTCGTCCTTATTATCTTCCATAATCCTAGTCTTCGTGCCCCTATGTTCCTCCTGATaggcagcctggccctggccgACCTCTTGGCAGGAATTGGATTGATCTTCAATTTTATTTTTGCCTATCTTCTCCAGTCGGAATCTACTAAACTGGTCACTGTTGGACTGATAGTTGCTTCTTTCTCGGCCTCTATCGGCAGCTTGCTGGCCATCACTGTTGACCGTTACCTCTCTCTCTATTATGCGTTGACTTACAATTCTGAGAGGACTGTCACTTTTACCTATATCATGCTCATTTTGCTCTGGGGAGCCTCTATCTGTGTTGGACTGTTGCCTATCATGGGCTGGAACTGTCTCAAGGACGAATCCACCTGCAGTGTGATCAGACCACTCACTAAAAATAATGCTGCtgccctctctgtctctttcttgctTATGTTTGCTCTCATGCTCCAGCTGTACATTCAGATCTGTAAAATTGTGATGCGCCATGCCCATCAGATTGCCTTGCAACACCATTTCCTGGCCACCTCCCACTACGTGACCACCCGGAAAGGAGTGTCAACTTTAGCCATTATCCTGGGAACCTTTGCTGCTTGCTGGATGCCTTTTACACTCTATTCCTTAATAGCTGATTACACCTATCCTTCCATCTATACCTATGCTACCCTCCTTCCGGCCACCTATAATTCCATCATCAACCCCGTCATATACGCTTTCCGGAATCAAGAAATACAAAAGGCACTTTGGCTCATCTGCTGTGGCTGCATTCCTTCTAACCTCTCTGCCAGagcaagatcacccagtgatgtTTGA